A DNA window from Entelurus aequoreus isolate RoL-2023_Sb linkage group LG24, RoL_Eaeq_v1.1, whole genome shotgun sequence contains the following coding sequences:
- the LOC133641659 gene encoding DCN1-like protein 5 isoform X2, which produces MPVKKKRKLPDPEDHQLKCKITSFTRPSICASKPFSTDKPFSGRKCLAWFYEYAGRDEVLGPEAMEKFCEDLCVAPENIIMLVLAWHLEAVNMGFFTKDEWLRGMTSLQCDCTQRLQSKLDDLRGELNDSGLFKNIYRYSFDFARDKDQRNLDMDTAKSMLALLLGRSWPLLPVFIQFLEQSKYKGVNKDQWYNVLEFSRTIRTDLTNYDEDGACKFC; this is translated from the exons ATGCCTGTGAAGAAGAAAAGAAAGCTCCCTGATCCAGAGGATCATCAGCTCAAGTGTAAAATCACAAG CTTCACCCGACCTTCTATTTGCGCGTCAAAGCCTTTCAGCACAGACAAGCCCTTCTCTGGCAGAAAGTGCCTGGCTTGGTTCTACGAGTACGCGGGCCGAGACGAGGTGCTCGGCCCCGAAGCCATGGAGAAGTTCTGTGAAGACCTTTGCGTGGCTCCTGAGAAT ATCATTATGCTGGTGTTAGCCTGGCATCTGGAAGCAGTCAACATGGGCTTCTTTACCAAAGACGAGTGGCTCAGAGGAATGACGTCCTTACA GTGTGACTGCACACAGAGGTTACAAAGCAAACTGGATGACCTGCGTGGTGAGCTCAATGACTCTGGCCTTTTTAAAAACATCTACAGATATTCTTTTGACTTTGCCAGG GATAAAGACCAGAGGAACCTGGACATGGACACAGCTAAATCCATGCTggccttgttgctaggcagatctTGGCCTCTCCTCCCAGTCTTCATCCAGTTCCTAGAA CAGTCCAAGTACAAGGGTGTGAACAAGGACCAGTGGTACAACGTGTTGGAGTTCAGCAGAACAATCCGTACTGACCTAACCAACTACG
- the LOC133641659 gene encoding DCN1-like protein 5 isoform X1: MPVKKKRKLPDPEDHQLKCKITSFTRPSICASKPFSTDKPFSGRKCLAWFYEYAGRDEVLGPEAMEKFCEDLCVAPENIIMLVLAWHLEAVNMGFFTKDEWLRGMTSLQCDCTQRLQSKLDDLRGELNDSGLFKNIYRYSFDFARDKDQRNLDMDTAKSMLALLLGRSWPLLPVFIQFLEQSKYKGVNKDQWYNVLEFSRTIRTDLTNYDEDGAWPVLLDEFVEWHKACSAL, from the exons ATGCCTGTGAAGAAGAAAAGAAAGCTCCCTGATCCAGAGGATCATCAGCTCAAGTGTAAAATCACAAG CTTCACCCGACCTTCTATTTGCGCGTCAAAGCCTTTCAGCACAGACAAGCCCTTCTCTGGCAGAAAGTGCCTGGCTTGGTTCTACGAGTACGCGGGCCGAGACGAGGTGCTCGGCCCCGAAGCCATGGAGAAGTTCTGTGAAGACCTTTGCGTGGCTCCTGAGAAT ATCATTATGCTGGTGTTAGCCTGGCATCTGGAAGCAGTCAACATGGGCTTCTTTACCAAAGACGAGTGGCTCAGAGGAATGACGTCCTTACA GTGTGACTGCACACAGAGGTTACAAAGCAAACTGGATGACCTGCGTGGTGAGCTCAATGACTCTGGCCTTTTTAAAAACATCTACAGATATTCTTTTGACTTTGCCAGG GATAAAGACCAGAGGAACCTGGACATGGACACAGCTAAATCCATGCTggccttgttgctaggcagatctTGGCCTCTCCTCCCAGTCTTCATCCAGTTCCTAGAA CAGTCCAAGTACAAGGGTGTGAACAAGGACCAGTGGTACAACGTGTTGGAGTTCAGCAGAACAATCCGTACTGACCTAACCAACTACG